Below is a window of Myroides profundi DNA.
CCACCTATATTTTTGTGGGTTTTGGTTGTATTACACTGATTGTGATATAGGTGATAAAAAAAGGTGGCGTTTTATTAATAAAACGCCACCTTTAGGGTAATCTATCGAGTTGTTATTTATTTTGTTCTAATTGAATAGGTTTAAAAGAATCGATGGACATAGACCAATAACGATATTAATCACGATCGCAGTAACTCCTACAATCTTGTATGTTAATGGTACTTGGATATGTTCTGTCTCTTCTTCAGTAGAAGCATACATTCCAATGATTACTTTTAGGTAGTAATAGATACTGATAAATGAGTTAATCACCCCGAAGATAACTAATGCTATAAATCCATTACTTATCGCCTGTGAGAATAAGAAGAACTTACCAAAGAATCCTGCAAAAATAGGTATACCTCCCATAGATAATAACGCTATAGAAAGGATAACTGCTAGAAGAGGGTTCTTCTTCGCTAATCCATTGAAGTTAGATATTTGTTCGTTTTCTTTATTCTTTGTTACGATGATTAATACAGTGAATGCTGCTATACCTGCTACAGCATACGCTGATGCGTAGTAGAATAGGTTAGCCGATGCTGTACCTAATGCTGTAAGTGCCATCATCATGAATCCTGCATGCGAGATACCTGAATAGGCTAATAGACGCTTCATATTATCTTGACGAATAGCCATGATATTACCTACCGTCATCGTTAGAATAGCGATCACTACGATTACGTTGATATATTGACTTGGCATATCTACTAATAAGTACATGCTTAGTCTGTACAGCGTTGCTACAGCAGCTACTTTAACTAATGTACTCATCAATGCTGTAGTAAGACTAGGTGCTCCTTGGTACACGTCTGGTGCCCAGAAGTGGAATGGAACAGCTGCTATCTTAAATAACATACCTATGATAATCATCGTAGTCCCTAGAGAATACCATATCGGTAATGCTCCTGCTAGTGCTACTTCTTTTATTCTAACTACGTCAAATGACCCTGTAGCTCCATAGATTAAAGCAATACCGAATAATACTACTCCTGAAGCAAATGATCCTAAAAGGAAATACTTCATCGCAGCTTCGTTACTCTTAATGTTCTTGCGATCTGTACCACATAGAATGTATAATGTGATAGAAAGGATCTCAAGTCCTAGGAAGAACATAGCCATATTACCAAAGCTTACCATACATATCGCTCCCATTAAAAGGAAAAGCTTTAATGAGATATAGTCTGATATCTTTGAGAATTCTGTTTTATAAAAATCTTTACTTAATGCTACTAAGAAAATAGTTAGGGCTATAAATAAAGATGAAAATGCGGTAGAAAATTTAGTGCTTACAAACATATTGTTATAATATGCTTGTACCACATCAATATTGCATACAGTATATCCCAGGATACCTAGTAATCCTAAAAGTGTCGCAGGAATGACTACTTTGCGCAAATTGATGATTTCTAGTACAAGTACTAAAACCGCTAATACTCCAATTGCTATTAATGTATTCATTTGTTTTATTTTGGAATTAAATTCATCAGTTATGTACTGACTCCTTACTATTTATTACTTAATATAAGACATTATTTCAACCAAACTAGGTGTGATCAAGTCAGATAATGGCTGTGGGAATATACCGAAGAATATAACAGCTACTGCTAATACACCTAAGATCACCACTTCTTTAGTATCTACATCTGCAAATACTTTAGTGTTAGTCTCTCCTAACATCGACTTTTGGAACATTCTAAGCATATAGAATGCACCTAAGATAATAGAGGTACCACCGATGATAGCATACCATATATTCACTTGTGATAATCCTAAAAGCAAGTTGAATTCTCCAATGAAACTGAATGTTCCTGGTAATCCTATTGAAGCAAACATTAAGATCATGAATAATGAAGCGAATTTAGGAGCTTGTTGTCTAATACCTCCCATTTCACCAATCATTCTAGTCTGGTAACGTTTGTAAATAATCTCTGCTACGTAGAATAAACCTACGATAACGAATCCGTGTGCTATCATTTGTAAAACAGCTCCTCTTAATCCGTCTAATGTCAATGAATATGCTCCTGCTGCAATAAGACCTACGTGAGCTAATGAAGAATATGCAAAGAATCTTTTGATATTCGACTGTTTTAGTGCAACGATAGAACCATATACTACACCAATGATACACAGTACTAAGATAGTAGGCATTACTTCTTTTGCTGCTATTGGAGAGATTGGTAATTGCCAACGGATGATAGAGTATAACCCCATCTTAAGCATGATACCAGCTAATAACATTGTTCCTACTGTAGGCGCTTTCTCATAAGTAGAAGCCTGCCATGTGTGGAATGGGAATACAGGAATCTTAATCGCATAAGCAATGAAAAATGCTAAGAAGATCCAGTACTGTTCTGTAGCCGATAGTTTAGCATTATACAGGTCAATTAGCATAAAGCTACCAGCACGTTGGTATAGATAGATAAATCCAACTAACATGAATAATGAACCTGCAAATGTGTAAATAAAGAACTTAAAGATTGCTTTCTTACGTGCTTCGAAACTGTCATTCCCCCATAATAAAGCAATGAAGTAAATAGGTAGTAATGATAACTCCCAGAAGATGTAATATAAGAATCCATCAGATGCTAAGAATGTACCTGTCATAGCGAATGACATAAACATTACTAATGCATAGAATGCATTAGATTTCTCTATGTGATCTCCTAATGATGATAATATAATCACAGGAGTTAATGCTGTCGTTAATAAAACTAAAGCTAATCCTAAACCATCTGCTTTAAAGGCTAAATGAATATTAGGGTTAGTCATCCATTGCGTTACATATCCTGTGTCAACCCCAGAATTATGTGAACAGATTAGAACTAAAGTTTCTACAAAAGCAACTAGTCCGAATAACAAGGCTACTTTAGCAGCTGATTGTTTACCTACTAAGTAGGTCGCTATAGCTCCGACTAATAACGTTAATAATAATATAGTTACGTTCATCTCTCTAAGTTATCTTGCAATGAATAAATAATATAAAATCAAACAGATTCCGAATACGAAGGCAAATAAGTACAATCCGATATTACCGTTTTGAGCTTTTTTACCTTGTAGAGATAATCCGTCTGCTATCTTTCCTAAACCAAATATAGTTCCTGATAAAGCTACTTCTACTACATCTCTTAGGAATGTAGCTAGTGTGTAGATAGGGTTTACAATTACTTTTTGATAGATTTCATCAATGTAGTATTTGTTGTAAAGTACTTTATGGAAACCAACGATTTGTTCGTCTTCTTGAGGTACTTCATTTTTACTAATGTACTTAGAGTAAGCAAGACCTAGTCCGATTAAGAAACCAATAGTAGCAACTCCCATTAAGATATATTCTAATGTACCTAATTCATGACTGTGTTTAGTCACTGTATTTACGATAACAGGTTTAAGATATTCGTTTAACCAAGAGTTTCCATTACCAGGTAAGCTGATAAGTCCTCCAACTACAGAAAGTACAGCTAATACTACTAATGGTGTAGTCATAGCAGCAGGGCTTTCGTGTAAGTGGTTCTTTTGTTCTTGAGTTCCTCTAAAGTTCTTTTTGAATGTCAAGAAGAATAGACGGAACATATAGAAAGCTGTCATAATAGACGCTAATGAACCAATAATGTATAATACAGTATTGTGTTTAAACGCTGTTAATAAGATCTCATCTTTAGAGAAGAACCCTGAGAAGAATGGGAATCCTGAGATAGCTAATGTAGCGATTAAGAACGTTAAGTAAGTTATTTTCATGAATGGCTGTAGACCTCCCATTTTACGCATATCTTGTTCTCCACCCATAGCGTGTATAACTGATCCTGATCCAAGGAATAAACAAGCTTTAAAGAAAGCGTGTGTGATCACGTGGAATACTGCAATCTCATAAGCTCCAAAACCAATAGCCATAAACATTAACCCTAATTGTGATACTGTAGAGTAAGCAAGTACTTTTTTGATATCGTTTTGTACAAGACCAATAGTTGCTGCGAATAAAGCAGTGAATGCTCCAACGATAGCGATTATGTTTTGAATATGAGGTACAAGATCAAATACAAAGTTTAATCTAGTGATTAAGAATATACCTGCAGTTACCATCGTAGCAGCGTGGATTAATGCAGATACAGGAGTTGGTCCTGCCATCGCGTCTGGTAACCAAGTGTACAAAGGTATCTGTGCACTCTTACCAACTGCTCCAATGAAAAGAGCTAAAGCAGCATATCCAATCCAAGTATTTACTTGATGGTTAGTTCCACTTAGAATAGCTTCTTTAATTGTCATATAGTCTAACGACTGGAATAAGAATGCTAAAATGAATACCCCTATTAGGAAACCTAAATCTCCTATACGGTTCATGATAAATGCCTTCTTAGCTGCGTCGTTATATGATTGGTTCTTATGCCAGAATCCGATAAGTAAGTATGAACAAAGTCCTACACCTTCCCAACCAATAAATGTGATTAGTAAGTTGCTTCCTGTAACTAATAAAATCATGAAGAAGATAAATAAGTTCAGGTAAGCAAAGAACTTTCCATAGTTCTCATCACCTTTCATATAGCTAGTAGAGTACCAGTGTATCAGTGTACCAATACCTGTAACAAATAATAACCATAACAATGAAAGTTGATCTAATAAGAATCCGAAAGAGATATCAAATCTCGTTGTTGACATCCAATTAAATAAGTCAACTTGTATTGGTTCACCTGTACCGTTTACTTGTACAAATGCAATTACTGTAATAATGAATGAAATTAAAACTGCAAGGGTAGCAATCATTCCAGCACTATTACCTAATTTCTTTCCGAAGAAAATATTAACTAGTGACCCTAATAAAGGAGCCAATAATAAAAGTAAAATTACGTTCGTATCCATGCGGAATTATCCTTTTAAGTTTTTTAATTTATCAATATCAATTGATCCAATATTTCTGTATATCGTTACTAATATCGCTAGTCCTACTGCAACTTCTGCTGCTGCTACCGCCATAGTAAAGAATACGAATACCTGTCCTTGTGCATCTTGATGATAAGTAGAGAACGCTACTAATAGCATATTAGCAGAGTTCAACATAATCTCGATACACATAAACATTACAATTGCGTTACGTCTATATAGAATACCAAATACTCCGATGCAGAATAAAATGATCGATAAGTAAATGTATCTGTCTATACCAATTATTTCAATTACATTCTCCATAATTATGCTTCTTTATCAGTTTTGTCCTTTTTAGAGATTAGTACTGC
It encodes the following:
- a CDS encoding NADH-quinone oxidoreductase subunit N, whose protein sequence is MNTLIAIGVLAVLVLVLEIINLRKVVIPATLLGLLGILGYTVCNIDVVQAYYNNMFVSTKFSTAFSSLFIALTIFLVALSKDFYKTEFSKISDYISLKLFLLMGAICMVSFGNMAMFFLGLEILSITLYILCGTDRKNIKSNEAAMKYFLLGSFASGVVLFGIALIYGATGSFDVVRIKEVALAGALPIWYSLGTTMIIIGMLFKIAAVPFHFWAPDVYQGAPSLTTALMSTLVKVAAVATLYRLSMYLLVDMPSQYINVIVVIAILTMTVGNIMAIRQDNMKRLLAYSGISHAGFMMMALTALGTASANLFYYASAYAVAGIAAFTVLIIVTKNKENEQISNFNGLAKKNPLLAVILSIALLSMGGIPIFAGFFGKFFLFSQAISNGFIALVIFGVINSFISIYYYLKVIIGMYASTEEETEHIQVPLTYKIVGVTAIVINIVIGLCPSILLNLFN
- a CDS encoding complex I subunit 4 family protein, with the protein product MNVTILLLTLLVGAIATYLVGKQSAAKVALLFGLVAFVETLVLICSHNSGVDTGYVTQWMTNPNIHLAFKADGLGLALVLLTTALTPVIILSSLGDHIEKSNAFYALVMFMSFAMTGTFLASDGFLYYIFWELSLLPIYFIALLWGNDSFEARKKAIFKFFIYTFAGSLFMLVGFIYLYQRAGSFMLIDLYNAKLSATEQYWIFLAFFIAYAIKIPVFPFHTWQASTYEKAPTVGTMLLAGIMLKMGLYSIIRWQLPISPIAAKEVMPTILVLCIIGVVYGSIVALKQSNIKRFFAYSSLAHVGLIAAGAYSLTLDGLRGAVLQMIAHGFVIVGLFYVAEIIYKRYQTRMIGEMGGIRQQAPKFASLFMILMFASIGLPGTFSFIGEFNLLLGLSQVNIWYAIIGGTSIILGAFYMLRMFQKSMLGETNTKVFADVDTKEVVILGVLAVAVIFFGIFPQPLSDLITPSLVEIMSYIK
- the nuoL gene encoding NADH-quinone oxidoreductase subunit L, yielding MDTNVILLLLLAPLLGSLVNIFFGKKLGNSAGMIATLAVLISFIITVIAFVQVNGTGEPIQVDLFNWMSTTRFDISFGFLLDQLSLLWLLFVTGIGTLIHWYSTSYMKGDENYGKFFAYLNLFIFFMILLVTGSNLLITFIGWEGVGLCSYLLIGFWHKNQSYNDAAKKAFIMNRIGDLGFLIGVFILAFLFQSLDYMTIKEAILSGTNHQVNTWIGYAALALFIGAVGKSAQIPLYTWLPDAMAGPTPVSALIHAATMVTAGIFLITRLNFVFDLVPHIQNIIAIVGAFTALFAATIGLVQNDIKKVLAYSTVSQLGLMFMAIGFGAYEIAVFHVITHAFFKACLFLGSGSVIHAMGGEQDMRKMGGLQPFMKITYLTFLIATLAISGFPFFSGFFSKDEILLTAFKHNTVLYIIGSLASIMTAFYMFRLFFLTFKKNFRGTQEQKNHLHESPAAMTTPLVVLAVLSVVGGLISLPGNGNSWLNEYLKPVIVNTVTKHSHELGTLEYILMGVATIGFLIGLGLAYSKYISKNEVPQEDEQIVGFHKVLYNKYYIDEIYQKVIVNPIYTLATFLRDVVEVALSGTIFGLGKIADGLSLQGKKAQNGNIGLYLFAFVFGICLILYYLFIAR
- the nuoK gene encoding NADH-quinone oxidoreductase subunit NuoK; amino-acid sequence: MENVIEIIGIDRYIYLSIILFCIGVFGILYRRNAIVMFMCIEIMLNSANMLLVAFSTYHQDAQGQVFVFFTMAVAAAEVAVGLAILVTIYRNIGSIDIDKLKNLKG